A window of the Garra rufa chromosome 10, GarRuf1.0, whole genome shotgun sequence genome harbors these coding sequences:
- the tbl1xr1b gene encoding F-box-like/WD repeat-containing protein TBL1XR1b: MTLKLWSMKQDTCVHDLQAHSKEIYTIKWSPTGPGTNNPNANLMLASASFDSTVRLWDAERGACIHTLTKHQEPVYSVAFSPDGRHLASGSFDKCVHIWNTQSGALVNSYRGTGGIFEVCWNSTGDKVGASASDGSVCVLDLRK, encoded by the exons ATGACTCTAAAG CTTTGGAGCATGAAACAGGACACTTGTGTTCATGACCTGCAAGCCCACAGTAAGGAGATCTACACCATCAAATGGAGCCCTACTGGCCCTGGAACCAACAATCCCAATGCCAACCTCATGCTGGCCAG TGCGTCGTTTGATTCAACGGTGCGTCTGTGGGATGCAGAGCGTGGCGCctgcatccacacactgaccAAACACCAGGAGCCCGTCTACAGTGTGGCATTCAGCCCAGACGGGCGGCACCTGGCCAGCGGTTCCTTTGACAAGTGTGTCCATATCTGGAACACGCAG AGTGGTGCTTTAGTCAACAGCTACAGAGGGACAGGAGGGATTTTTGAAGTATGCTGGAACTCCACTGGAGACAAAGTGGGCGCAAGTGCATCAGATGGATCG GTTTGTGTATTAGACCTAAGGAAATGA